One genomic window of Camelina sativa cultivar DH55 chromosome 5, Cs, whole genome shotgun sequence includes the following:
- the LOC104787368 gene encoding heavy metal-associated isoprenylated plant protein 3-like, translated as MATEEMKPEPKKTEQKQKQSPQIKQDLPPPTIPPLPLPYKLCSLKVSIHCEGCKRKVKKILTSIDGVYKVDIDVKQHKVTVIGIVSPEILLKKLHKAGKNAELVPDEIPDPVENKPKPVDPKEKNKNKKKKEEKVQITTDEATSSVTDRPEKTDAGKCEKPVSEKPDAKECGSGDGVENDPVKEEKKDVVKQKDSVKEESPAQPADSPAPAAEKKADETGGTGNGKVGKKKKKKGQNVTTTNNHTGEPTRSQSLPPPSTEDPDRSINQIPNNNPPRHDMYLYPAPNYYAPQVMYGVSYNVAQLPLSADAASYYTPPPPYSYAYMHNSYQPSDQNAYPSRPSDSFELFSDENPNGCSVM; from the exons ATGGCAACAGAAGAAATGAAACCAGAACCtaagaaaacagaacagaagCAAAAACAATCCCCTCAAATCAAACAAGACCTTCCTCCTCCGACCATACCACCTCTTCCACTTCCATACAAG TTATGCAGCTTGAAAGTTTCAATTCACTGTGAAGGCTgcaaaagaaaagtgaaaaagatcCTTACTAGCATTGACG GTGTTTATAAAGTGGACATTGATGTGAAGCAACATAAAGTCACAGTAATAGGGATCGTCTCACCGGAGATTCTATTAAAGAAGCTTCACAAGGCTGGTAAAAACGCCGAATTAGTGCCGGATGAGATACCCGACCCGGTTGAAAACAAACCCAAACCCGTCGACCcgaaagagaaaaacaagaacaagaagaagaaagaagaaaaagtgcaAATAACAACCGATGAAGCTACCTCTTCCGTTACTGATAGACCGGAAAAAACCGACGCCGGGAAATGTGAGAAACCGGTTTCCGAAAAACCCGACGCCAAAGAGTGTGGTTCCGGTGACGGCGTTGAAAATGATCCGgtgaaagaggagaaaaaagaCGTTGTTAAACAGAAAGATTCTGTCAAGGAAGAATCTCCGGCACAACCGGCGGATTCTCCGGCACCGGCGGCAGAGAAGAAAGCTGACGAAACCGGTGGAACTGGTAATGGCAAAGttggtaaaaagaagaaaaagaaagggcAAAATGTGACCACTACCAACAATCATACCGGTGAACCTACCCGTAGTCAATCACTTCCTCCTCCCTCTACAGAAGATCCCGACCGTTCAATCAATCAGATACCCAATAACAATCCGCCGCGTCACGATATGTATCTTTATCCTGCACCAAACTACTATGCGCCGCAGGTCATGTACGGCGTAAGTTATAACGTTGCTCAACTTCCGTTAAGTGCAGACGCTGCGTCGTATTATACACCTCCACCACCGTATTCGTACGCTTACATGCACAATAGCTATCAACCGTCCGATCAAAACGCGTATCCATCTCGACCGTCAGATTCGTTTGAGTTATTCAGCGACGAGAATCCAAACGGTTGCTCGGTAATGTGA